ACTCGTCTTGAAAAGATAGTTCGTTCCAGTCTTATTCTAGCGATCAGTGCTATTCGAGATCAATTAGATATAGAAAGTCCATTGTAAAAATTATAAGAATATTCTGTTATCTTAATCTACGATAACCCTTTCTTAACCCAATATTGATAAGGTTGTTGCTCGGTTTGAGCGTTGAGTAACTGATGTTGCATAAATTCACAAAAACTTGGAATATCTCGTGTAGTGGCAGGATCATCTGCACTAATTAACAA
This DNA window, taken from Phocoenobacter uteri, encodes the following:
- the tusA gene encoding sulfurtransferase TusA — its product is MLFDPNLFNQHLDTLGLRCPEPIMLVRKTIRKMQEGEILLISADDPATTRDIPSFCEFMQHQLLNAQTEQQPYQYWVKKGLS